From the Candidatus Zixiibacteriota bacterium genome, the window AGAAAGGAGTCATATAATGGAATTCAAAGAAATCGCAATTACTATCCCGTCAGATGCCAATATCATTCTGGGGCAGACCCATTTTATTAAAACGGTCGAGGATATCTACGAGGTGATGGTGGGAACCTCCAGCGCCGTGAAGTTCGGCATCGCCTTTTGTGAAGCGTCGGGCCCCTGCCTGATTCGAACCGAAGGGAATGACCCCGAGTTGGTCAAAATGGCGGAAAAGGCGGCATCAGATATCGCCTGCGGACATACATTTGTTATTTATATGCGCAACGGTTACCCGATAAATTTTCTGCCGCGGCTCAAGATGGTACCTGAGGTCTGTCATATCATCTGCGCCACCGCCAATCCTTTGACTGTGATTATCGCGGAGAATAAACAGGGGCGCGGAGTGATGGGAG encodes:
- a CDS encoding adenosine-specific kinase; this translates as MEFKEIAITIPSDANIILGQTHFIKTVEDIYEVMVGTSSAVKFGIAFCEASGPCLIRTEGNDPELVKMAEKAASDIACGHTFVIYMRNGYPINFLPRLKMVPEVCHIICATANPLTVIIAENKQGRGVMGVIDGFPPKGIEGSEDKQKRHKFLRDIGYKR